The Nitrospirales bacterium genome includes a window with the following:
- a CDS encoding response regulator: MPSVLIIDDDEQVCGVLREAFEVAGFDARVAHNGEEGTSYYTSSPTDVVILDILMPEKEGLETILELRREFPTIKIIAISGGSERAHVNLLDLAHRLGAHHTVKKPFKMQEVVDLAKSLLAEPST, from the coding sequence ATGCCATCTGTCTTAATCATTGACGACGATGAACAGGTCTGCGGGGTTCTCCGTGAAGCCTTCGAAGTGGCTGGCTTTGACGCCCGAGTTGCCCATAATGGCGAAGAAGGCACGAGCTACTATACGTCCTCACCAACCGACGTCGTGATCCTGGATATTCTCATGCCGGAAAAAGAGGGGTTGGAAACCATTCTTGAATTACGTCGTGAATTTCCCACTATTAAAATCATCGCCATATCGGGAGGGAGTGAGCGCGCGCACGTGAATCTGCTGGATCTTGCGCATCGCCTTGGCGCGCATCATACCGTCAAAAAACCCTTCAAAATGCAAGAAGTCGTCGATCTCGCCAAGTCATTACTCGCTGAGCCCTCAACCTGA